Genomic segment of Drosophila takahashii strain IR98-3 E-12201 chromosome X, DtakHiC1v2, whole genome shotgun sequence:
CttccttttactttttattttaatttcgttgttttttttttcttttaagttGGATAACTGTGacgcaacaataacaaagaaAGGCCAATGAAATCTGTCTAAAACTATTTATGCTTGTCGATGAGTGTATGTGTTTATATAGAGATAGATATAACAATTCCCAGCGGATCTACccttaataaatacaaatacatgAGGATCCTATGTCACTTGAAAACTATTCACTAAATAACGTACAAATGCAAGATAACTgcttgaaaataatattaatatttcctaccgtaaataaatataatttaagggTTCCGCTgggaaatttgttttgttatttagCTTGAGAAATAGTGAGAGAGATATAGAGAAAAAGTGGCGTATGCCCcgggattaaaaaaaatatatattttaaaaacctatcATTTCTGAGCAATAAAACTTATGAATACAGATCATACAGATTCCAAAATGCATACGCCACTGCGTGTGTTTTCGTGTGTCTTTCAGCGAGGGAAAATTGCAAATGGGTGTCCTTACTTTCAATGCTTTCTGCAGAGCGTTCCGATCCGCCTCAATTTCCAGCCTGCCTAGCCTAGCCTCCAATTAATATGTATTTGAGCTTTAACAATTGTCAATGATTTCCTGTTCGGCCTAGTTCTCCTCCTCATAgattatataaacaaatttaacattATATGCTCGTTACATTCGAATCGATTTGGATTTTTGCTAGctgcaaatattttcttgtCATACATCGTTAATATATCAATTGTTTACTTGTAGATTACAATTAACCTTCCATTCGCGTTTGTCATGAAtgtatattttcattataGGTGTATAATTAGGCTATAAATATCTTATACTTTGAACGCATTCGctcgttcttttttttgcgcTTGGTTTTATATGTCAAAATTTtgaattccaaataaattggcaattataactacaaaaatttaaaagtgaggctgatttttgactttgtttCTGGCTAAAATTGTCCCTGGCTAAATTCTAAATTAGTGAAATCATCCTAAACTGGGGATAATTTAGTGTTAGACCTTCTTTCGTTCTTTTGTCTAGATGTTTACGGATACGCTATTGGGTATCATCTCTATGAGGTTGCATCTACTCCACATGCAACTAGTACATTTGTCCTGCTTACAGACTATGTTCATAAGATATATGTAGAGTTCCCCCTCGATCTGTTCTGAATTCTGAGCTCCGAGGGCTTTCCGAGACCGAGACGCTAAACAAATGCGCAACAATTCACTGatcgaatttaaaataatctacGAATTTACGGTTGGCTCGCTTTCAACGGCTCGCCTCACTAGCAACGCTTTACAATTTTGGTTTCCCTCCGTATTTTGGTTTGGGTTCTCTAAGCCTTGAACAGCTGCGGGAACTCGTTGGCTATCTCCCGCACCAGCTGTTGATCGGAGGCACTGCACTCGGTCTCCTCGCAGAAGATGCGCGTGAAGATCTTCATGAGATCGTGCTTGCGGTGCTGGTGCTCCTGATAGTTCGTGTTGCGCAGGATGCGTCGGCACAGCTCCAAGTAGCAGGGTCGCGTCTGGAATGAACAGGTGAATAAGTAACTGAAGGGTTTTACGATTTATGATCTATCCTCAGAGACTCACCGAACTACCGGCATCCAAGTCGGACAGCTGGCGAACCACTATGTCGATGAGCACCTTGATGTCGTTCGTGTAGAACATGCCCGCCGTGTCCGGATGGCTGAATATGTCGATGAACATCCGCAGCACCGTGTTCATGTGCTCGTTGGGATGCTTTAGCAAGCGTGTTGGATCATCtggttaaaaataactttgatTACTACAATTTTcccttaaataaatacattagaTATTACTCCTAAATAAAGAGCTTGAAaatgatcgatattttcgatattttgacaatattgattcgataaaatcgataaataaaagggaaaacacaatttaaatatcgAGAAAGAGCAAACTGTCGATATATTTTCAAGCTCTTCCTCAAAcagtaaatttaaatcaaccaATTGCTTAATTCAGAaacccatttaaaaatattacaagtttttaaatagaaaGTTATAAGCAAAGATACATATActtagaaatattaaattatatttaagttaaatggATACTATTTACAACGTTTTTAAACTAAATCATCGCTACTTACCCTCTCGattgagcagcagcagcagcttctcCGTGAACACCTTGGCTGAGGGCAAATTCTGCATGCCCTCGATGATGACATTGAAGGTGTGCTCGCTAAACTGCTGGTTGAAGGCCAGTATCAGGGCAATAACCATGTCCACCAACAGCTCCGGATTGTTTCCCTCGACGATTTCCAGCAGGAAGCTGGCAAAGTGGACGCCCAAATAGTCTGCAAGGCATAATACATAAGAATTCGATGCGAAGAACTCACCGATCAATTCAAACTCACCCTGATGATTGACCGGCATGGGCTGTCCCAGCGAGAAGATGATGGTCAGCATCTTGACCAGCTGCTTGAAGCGATCCAGATTGGAGAAGTGCGTCTTCATGTCCTCCACCTAGAAGTGGGATTATATTATATCACATATATCGTATTATATTCAGTCAAATCTCTGATTCTGCTTACAATCTCCAGGGGCAGCACCGAGGTCAGCAATATGTCCACAATGATGTAGTCCAGATGGCAAGCGGCCGTGAAGGTCTTGAGCAGCAGCCGCTTGATGGACCAGCGCGTCTCCATTTGGTAGTACTGCACCAGATTGATGAACATCTGGTACTGATCGCAGGACATCTCGTAGCAACTGATGCTCTCATCAGCGTTGATCTGTAGGGAGtaacatttaaatgtattacAGAAATATAGTCAATATTCATAttcaaacatcgatattattgAATCACtattatcaaaatatcgaaaatatcgattattttaaaaatctaacaTTAAATATTACCAAAGAGGGATTAAATTGATCAGTTTTCAATACGAGTTGTTCTATATTTCTCAAGCAACTCTCACCAgaattcagaaatattcaaaattcatATTCTCGATATTTAATTGGAGTTTTAGCatcaaaacatcgatattatcgaatcaatattggtcaaaatatcgaaaatatcgattatTTTAAAGATCTAAAACTAATCTGATCCATTTTGAATACGAGTTacttaaaatttcttaaacaaAGCTCACCAGAATCTCGACGAGCTCCTCGAGGAACTGAATGatatcctcctcgtcctcgtagAGCATCCAGGTGCGCTGCTCCGTGTCGTTCTTGCAGTCGGCCAGCTGGGCGAAGAGGTACTGCAGCCGCTTGGCGTCGTGCGTGATGCCCAGCAGCTCCTTGGGCGTGGCCACCTTCCCGGTGACATGGACGGCCACCGCCTCCAGATACGGATTGATGGCCCCGTTGTACAGCTGCTCCAGGCTGGTCAGCACCACGCGCAACGCCTCGCAGGATAGATCGAAGCTGAGGTTGGTGTTCCGCCGCAGTGCGTCCACAATCTGATAGACATCCGAGGACTCGACCTTCAGCTGCCCACCGCCCGTTGCCCCTCCCTCCTCGATCCTGCCCAGACTCATTCCGCGCTGCCCGCGGTGCGACGGACTGTCGATGCTGTCCAGCGCCTGGCTATTGTCCGCACTATCGCCGTTCGCCTGGCAGCCGCTGGCATCCTCCGACTTGTCCGGCGCACTGTCCGCCTCCTCCGGCTGCAGCTCCTCCTGGTGCAGGGCCGCCGTGCTCCCGTTCTGACCATTCCCATTGCCTCCATTGCTACTCCGTAAAGCTGAGGCGGAAATGGACGCAGAGGCGGCAGAGGCAGTGCTGCCACCGTTCGGCGGCTTGTGCTGCTGGCTTGTATCCTTGTATGTGGTGACCACATCCTCGCTGGTCGTCGTCGTGGTCGTTGTCGTCTCCGAGGGCTCCGAAGTGATGCTGTTGTCCTGCGCCACATCTCCGCCGGCGGCTGCTTTGCTCGACGATCCCGATGCCGCCGAtgcagtgggcgtggctggcGAGGGCGATGGAGCTGGTGCTGGCGGTGCCGggagtggctgctgctgctgcggcgtcTGGATGGTGCAGCTGCTGCCCTGGAACTGCATGCTGCCCATGCTGGGCGACTCAATCATGCCCTGACTTTTGCCCTGACTGCACGAGGAGCCCACCGCCGGACTGGACATGCTCTTCTTGCTCATGTCCAGCCGCTGGGAGCCACCGCTGCCGCTCGGCGGCGGACTGTGCTGGCGGAGCTGCGTCTGCGACTGGGTGGGATGGGGATGCGAGTGCCGGTGGCTGCTGCCCTTGTCGCTGTAG
This window contains:
- the LOC108055740 gene encoding NCK-interacting protein with SH3 domain, whose product is MATAEAAGGSSGPSGPGGEASDIGLGIGTGIEMLKALYDFQAVYPKTISFDEGEYFILYQTSARQRNWWQVVSMKGNIGFVPSNYVMKIKVEHDFLISFLNSSIESLEKCTDHEINGIMSKDELLDRLREKKHTMERLYAESSERDGDSSLSYSHSYSDKGSSHRHSHPHPTQSQTQLRQHSPPPSGSGGSQRLDMSKKSMSSPAVGSSCSQGKSQGMIESPSMGSMQFQGSSCTIQTPQQQQPLPAPPAPAPSPSPATPTASAASGSSSKAAAGGDVAQDNSITSEPSETTTTTTTTSEDVVTTYKDTSQQHKPPNGGSTASAASASISASALRSSNGGNGNGQNGSTAALHQEELQPEEADSAPDKSEDASGCQANGDSADNSQALDSIDSPSHRGQRGMSLGRIEEGGATGGGQLKVESSDVYQIVDALRRNTNLSFDLSCEALRVVLTSLEQLYNGAINPYLEAVAVHVTGKVATPKELLGITHDAKRLQYLFAQLADCKNDTEQRTWMLYEDEEDIIQFLEELVEILINADESISCYEMSCDQYQMFINLVQYYQMETRWSIKRLLLKTFTAACHLDYIIVDILLTSVLPLEIVEDMKTHFSNLDRFKQLVKMLTIIFSLGQPMPVNHQDYLGVHFASFLLEIVEGNNPELLVDMVIALILAFNQQFSEHTFNVIIEGMQNLPSAKVFTEKLLLLLNREDDPTRLLKHPNEHMNTVLRMFIDIFSHPDTAGMFYTNDIKVLIDIVVRQLSDLDAGSSTRPCYLELCRRILRNTNYQEHQHRKHDLMKIFTRIFCEETECSASDQQLVREIANEFPQLFKA